A window from Methylococcus mesophilus encodes these proteins:
- a CDS encoding sensor histidine kinase: protein MIDVLTLALAAGLGNLAFAALAAVYARSARNANPPLAIWRWARTVAGVAFLLIWLRPAIPAWLSMTASHLLLPPAWALEFAAYAGLLGLSGWRRPLIGLTALALAVQLALHAFEVGRRIDLIYFSSINTAYFEAMAAVLLLSRQHGRLARMMAFTNAVLGLLFLLRVVHLVWIGDHTLDSYKVLHTLLWVVGYLIVTVNGFGFLLLSKQDDDRKLREALADVSLAEAEQRQLLSLASHEFRTPAAMIQASLDSLKLLAVSLPPAAAGRLDNIGKATQRLTHLANTLIAQDRLRELRFGLVRQEADLNAVAAQVAERYAPPIPWRGLDGAARVAVDAELLAIALHNLIDNALRHSAAGGPPEVRLERRGDLLEIAVADRGPGVPDADKEAVFERFYRRDAGPGSGLGLSIVRTIARLHGGEALVRDNAPHGAVFAIRLPFSTFPGAV, encoded by the coding sequence TTGATCGACGTCCTTACTCTAGCCTTGGCCGCGGGCCTGGGCAATCTCGCCTTCGCAGCTCTCGCCGCGGTGTATGCCCGCTCCGCCCGTAATGCCAATCCGCCGCTGGCGATCTGGCGCTGGGCGCGCACCGTGGCCGGCGTCGCCTTCCTGCTGATCTGGCTGCGGCCGGCGATCCCGGCCTGGCTGTCGATGACCGCTTCGCACCTCCTGCTGCCGCCGGCCTGGGCGCTGGAGTTCGCCGCCTATGCCGGCCTGCTCGGCCTTAGCGGCTGGCGCCGGCCGCTGATCGGACTGACCGCCCTGGCGCTGGCCGTGCAGCTTGCCCTGCACGCTTTCGAGGTCGGGCGGCGCATCGACCTGATCTATTTCTCCTCGATCAACACCGCCTATTTCGAGGCCATGGCGGCCGTGCTGCTGCTCAGCCGTCAGCACGGCCGGCTGGCCCGGATGATGGCGTTCACCAATGCCGTGCTGGGCCTGCTGTTCTTGCTGCGCGTCGTGCATCTGGTCTGGATCGGCGACCATACGCTCGACAGCTACAAGGTTCTGCATACCCTGCTCTGGGTGGTCGGCTATCTGATCGTCACCGTCAACGGCTTCGGCTTCCTGCTCTTGTCCAAGCAGGACGACGACCGCAAGCTGCGCGAGGCCCTGGCCGACGTCTCCCTGGCCGAAGCCGAGCAGCGTCAATTGCTGTCCCTGGCCTCGCACGAATTCCGCACCCCTGCCGCCATGATCCAGGCCTCGCTCGACTCCTTGAAGCTATTGGCGGTCAGTCTTCCGCCGGCCGCCGCCGGGCGGCTGGACAACATCGGCAAAGCCACCCAGCGCCTCACCCATCTCGCCAACACCCTGATCGCCCAGGACCGGCTGCGCGAACTGCGCTTCGGCCTGGTGCGGCAGGAGGCCGACCTCAACGCCGTGGCGGCCCAGGTGGCGGAGCGCTATGCCCCGCCCATCCCCTGGCGCGGCCTGGACGGCGCGGCGCGCGTGGCGGTGGACGCCGAACTGCTGGCGATCGCCCTGCACAACCTGATCGACAACGCCCTGCGCCACAGCGCCGCCGGCGGGCCGCCCGAAGTCCGGCTCGAAAGGCGGGGAGACCTGCTGGAAATCGCCGTCGCCGACCGCGGGCCCGGCGTGCCGGACGCGGACAAGGAGGCCGTGTTCGAGCGCTTCTACCGCCGCGACGCCGGCCCCGGCAGCGGCCTGGGCCTCTCCATCGTCCGCACCATCGCCCGCCTGCACGGCGGCGAAGCCCTGGTCCGCGACAACGCGCCGCACGGCGCGGTGTTTGCCATCCGTCTGCCCTTCTCAACCTTCCCCGGTGCTGTCTGA
- a CDS encoding type II toxin-antitoxin system CcdA family antitoxin gives MSFPNASKKAVNLSANAELLREAKALNINLSQAFETHLAELIRARKQEQWLAENLSAIEAYNRRIEETGVFGDGWRSF, from the coding sequence ATGTCCTTCCCCAACGCCAGCAAAAAAGCCGTCAACCTCTCGGCCAACGCCGAGCTGTTGCGCGAAGCCAAAGCCCTGAACATCAATCTTTCGCAAGCCTTCGAAACCCATCTGGCCGAACTGATCAGGGCCCGAAAGCAAGAGCAATGGCTCGCGGAAAATCTCAGCGCCATCGAAGCCTACAATCGGCGCATCGAAGAAACCGGAGTATTCGGCGACGGCTGGCGCAGTTTCTGA
- a CDS encoding SpoIIAA family protein gives MIKPDGVCSSLDTPAGRETATYSGGKIMIESIETGSSKILGVKLSGKLREEDYKIFMPLVENALATAGKLSLFIRFEDFHGWDLGAAWEDLKFATRHYGDFERIAMVGESRWQEWMAKLSIPFTQAAVRYFDAVETEQAWAWLRETDQALSQSD, from the coding sequence ATGATCAAGCCCGACGGGGTATGCTCAAGTCTGGACACGCCTGCTGGGCGTGAAACCGCAACCTACTCGGGAGGCAAGATCATGATTGAATCGATCGAGACAGGTAGCAGCAAGATACTGGGTGTGAAATTGAGCGGCAAACTGCGTGAGGAGGACTACAAGATATTCATGCCGTTGGTCGAGAACGCACTTGCGACCGCGGGCAAGCTATCTCTGTTTATTCGGTTTGAGGATTTCCATGGTTGGGATCTCGGTGCCGCATGGGAGGATCTTAAATTCGCGACGCGGCACTACGGCGATTTCGAGCGCATCGCTATGGTAGGAGAGAGCCGATGGCAGGAATGGATGGCCAAGCTGAGCATACCGTTCACCCAGGCTGCGGTGAGATATTTCGATGCGGTGGAGACCGAGCAGGCTTGGGCTTGGCTGCGCGAAACGGATCAGGCTCTATCGCAGTCCGATTGA
- a CDS encoding CbbQ/NirQ/NorQ/GpvN family protein: MTAQSADQYLIEGQPYYRPTADEVELFEAAYAARMPVMLKGPTGCGKTRFVEYMAWKLKRPLITVACNEDMTASDLVGRFLLDASGTRWQDGPLTLAARIGAICYLDEVVEARQDTTVVIHPLTDHRRTLPLDKKGELVHAHPDFQLVISYNPGYQNLLKDLKQSTKQRFGALDFGYPETAVEVDVVSHETGIDPKIAEKLVQIAHRARNLKGHGLDEGISTRLLVYAGHLIAKGIAPRAACMMALVRPLTDDPDIRDTLDAAVATFF; encoded by the coding sequence ATGACCGCACAATCCGCGGACCAATACCTGATCGAGGGACAACCCTATTACCGCCCCACCGCCGACGAAGTGGAACTGTTCGAGGCCGCCTACGCCGCGCGCATGCCGGTGATGCTCAAGGGCCCGACCGGCTGCGGCAAGACCCGGTTCGTGGAGTACATGGCCTGGAAGCTGAAGCGCCCGCTGATCACGGTGGCCTGCAACGAGGACATGACGGCTTCGGACCTGGTCGGCCGCTTCCTGCTCGACGCCAGCGGCACCCGCTGGCAGGACGGTCCGCTGACTCTCGCCGCCCGTATCGGCGCCATCTGCTATCTCGACGAAGTCGTGGAGGCCCGCCAGGACACCACCGTGGTCATCCACCCGCTGACCGACCACCGCCGCACCCTGCCGCTGGACAAAAAGGGCGAACTGGTTCACGCACATCCGGATTTCCAGTTGGTGATTTCCTACAATCCCGGCTACCAGAACCTGCTGAAAGACCTCAAGCAATCGACCAAGCAGCGCTTCGGCGCACTGGATTTCGGCTATCCCGAAACCGCGGTCGAGGTCGATGTGGTGTCGCACGAGACCGGCATCGATCCCAAGATCGCCGAGAAGCTGGTGCAGATCGCCCATCGTGCCCGGAACCTCAAGGGCCACGGCTTGGACGAAGGCATCTCGACCCGGTTGCTGGTCTACGCCGGCCATCTCATCGCCAAGGGCATCGCCCCCCGGGCAGCCTGCATGATGGCGCTCGTCCGTCCCCTCACCGACGACCCGGATATACGCGATACCCTTGACGCCGCCGTAGCAACGTTTTTCTGA
- a CDS encoding IS3 family transposase (programmed frameshift): MKKRFTEEQIIGILKEAEAGLKVAELCRKHGLSEATYYNWKAKYGGLTVSDAQRLKALETENARLKRLLAEAMLDNAALKEVVGRKLVSPQAKRVAVSHLMTKHQMGVTRACGLIGISRSLYRYEAKRPADQELKERLCELAAQKRRYGYRRLHVLLCREGWEINRKRTYRVYHEAGLMVRKRKRKRIAGVERQIKVAPSAPNESWSMDYVSDGLADGRRLRCLNIVDDFTKQCLAIEVDTSLPGRRVVGVLQRLAEIRGLPKSVTVDNGPEFAGKALDEWADSQGLCLSFIQPGKPQQNAYIESFNGKFRDECLNEHWFVSMCHARQVIEEWRREYNEQRPHSSLAYLTPDQFADTFLTADSMSVSD; the protein is encoded by the exons ATGAAGAAGCGTTTCACCGAAGAACAGATCATTGGCATCCTGAAGGAAGCCGAAGCCGGCCTAAAAGTAGCGGAGCTGTGCCGCAAGCACGGGCTCAGCGAGGCGACGTACTACAACTGGAAAGCGAAATACGGCGGCCTGACAGTGTCGGATGCGCAGCGGCTCAAGGCACTGGAGACCGAGAATGCCCGGCTCAAGCGCCTGCTGGCGGAGGCGATGCTGGACAATGCTGCGTTGAAAGAGGTTGTAGGCCGAAAGT TGGTAAGCCCACAAGCCAAGAGGGTGGCGGTCTCCCATCTGATGACAAAGCACCAGATGGGCGTCACGCGGGCTTGTGGGCTGATCGGTATTTCTCGGTCGCTGTATCGCTACGAAGCTAAGCGGCCAGCAGACCAGGAGCTCAAGGAACGACTGTGCGAATTGGCAGCGCAGAAGCGGCGCTATGGGTATCGCCGGCTGCACGTGCTACTTTGCCGAGAGGGTTGGGAAATCAACCGAAAGCGCACCTATCGCGTGTATCACGAGGCCGGCCTGATGGTCCGCAAACGAAAGCGGAAGCGCATTGCCGGCGTGGAGCGCCAAATCAAGGTCGCGCCATCGGCGCCTAACGAGAGTTGGTCTATGGACTATGTTTCGGACGGTTTGGCCGATGGTCGGCGGCTGCGGTGCCTGAATATCGTCGATGACTTCACGAAGCAGTGCTTGGCCATCGAAGTCGATACTTCGCTGCCTGGCAGACGTGTAGTCGGTGTGCTGCAACGGCTGGCAGAGATCCGCGGATTGCCCAAATCAGTCACCGTCGACAACGGCCCCGAGTTTGCCGGCAAGGCTTTGGATGAATGGGCCGATAGCCAAGGACTGTGCTTGAGCTTCATCCAGCCAGGTAAGCCACAGCAGAACGCCTACATCGAAAGCTTCAACGGCAAATTCCGGGATGAATGCCTGAACGAGCATTGGTTCGTCTCGATGTGCCATGCTCGCCAAGTCATTGAGGAGTGGCGTCGGGAATACAATGAGCAACGCCCCCACAGTTCGTTGGCTTACCTGACGCCAGATCAGTTTGCAGACACATTTTTAACCGCAGACTCTATGTCCGTTTCGGACTAA
- a CDS encoding ribulose bisphosphate carboxylase small subunit — MSDMQDYKSSLSDTGSRKFETFSYLPPMDPAKIRRQVEYIVSRGWNPAVEHTEPENAFDHYWYMWKLPMFGETDVDAILAEAEACHKAHPHNHVRLVGYDNFKQSQGAAMVIYRGPSV, encoded by the coding sequence ATGAGCGATATGCAAGACTACAAATCCAGCCTGTCCGACACCGGCTCACGCAAATTCGAGACCTTTTCGTACCTGCCGCCGATGGACCCGGCGAAGATCCGCCGCCAGGTGGAATACATCGTCAGCCGCGGCTGGAACCCGGCCGTGGAGCACACCGAGCCGGAGAACGCGTTCGATCACTATTGGTACATGTGGAAACTGCCGATGTTCGGCGAGACCGACGTCGACGCCATCCTGGCCGAAGCCGAAGCCTGCCACAAGGCGCATCCGCACAACCACGTCCGCCTGGTCGGCTACGACAACTTCAAGCAGAGCCAGGGCGCCGCCATGGTGATCTACAGGGGACCGTCGGTCTGA
- a CDS encoding response regulator transcription factor has protein sequence MIEKAPPYTVSIVEDEPVLREELAFQLAHHGFAVETFENAAQFYRYLAVRPKTVAVLDIGLAGEDGLSVCQYLRSHDTGMGIVFVTARGLRDDRLSGLDAGADAYLVKPVDLDELVLILRRLGQRLTTAATAEPRPVRASMDGQWELDSGLGMLVTPNGTRIRLSLSEAQLLHALLAHQGEPCTHAELAAALGSMPEDYNKHRTEVIFSRLRERVYRHSGLALPIQAERCVGYRLLPFATGAHPQAAIGELTTPQSLG, from the coding sequence ATGATTGAGAAAGCCCCGCCCTACACCGTGTCGATCGTCGAGGACGAGCCTGTCCTGCGCGAAGAGCTGGCGTTCCAGCTCGCACATCACGGCTTTGCCGTGGAGACCTTCGAAAATGCCGCGCAATTCTACCGTTACCTGGCCGTGCGGCCGAAAACGGTGGCCGTGCTGGACATTGGCCTCGCCGGAGAAGACGGCCTGTCGGTATGCCAGTACCTGCGCTCGCATGACACCGGCATGGGCATCGTGTTCGTGACGGCCCGCGGATTGCGCGACGACCGCCTTAGCGGCCTCGATGCAGGGGCGGATGCCTATTTGGTCAAGCCCGTCGACTTGGACGAACTGGTGCTGATCCTGCGCCGGCTGGGGCAACGTCTGACCACTGCAGCAACGGCGGAACCGCGGCCGGTGCGCGCCTCCATGGACGGGCAATGGGAGTTGGATAGCGGATTAGGCATGCTGGTTACGCCCAACGGCACGCGGATACGGCTTTCCTTGAGCGAGGCTCAGCTTCTGCATGCCCTCCTCGCCCACCAGGGCGAGCCGTGTACGCATGCCGAGCTGGCTGCCGCGTTGGGCTCGATGCCAGAGGACTACAACAAGCATCGGACGGAGGTAATTTTCAGCCGCCTGCGGGAACGCGTATACCGGCACAGCGGCCTGGCTCTGCCCATTCAAGCGGAGAGATGCGTGGGCTATCGCTTGCTGCCTTTCGCAACGGGAGCCCACCCGCAAGCGGCGATCGGCGAGCTGACAACGCCGCAAAGTTTGGGGTAA
- a CDS encoding CcdB family protein, which translates to MAQFDVYPNPDRQTNLRIPYLLEIQSDLLAVLKTTVLIPLYDPAEVDVPPVRGLMPVLEFEGRSLVLVTPELTGVPRKRLPLKIGDLRQARETVLAALDILLTGI; encoded by the coding sequence ATGGCTCAATTCGATGTCTATCCCAACCCGGACCGGCAAACGAACCTACGCATTCCGTATCTGCTGGAAATACAAAGCGACCTCCTGGCCGTCTTGAAAACGACCGTTCTCATTCCCCTCTACGATCCCGCCGAAGTCGACGTGCCTCCGGTTCGCGGCCTGATGCCGGTATTGGAATTCGAAGGCCGGTCCCTGGTGCTGGTGACGCCGGAACTGACAGGCGTCCCCAGAAAACGACTCCCGCTCAAAATCGGCGATTTACGCCAAGCGCGGGAAACCGTCCTCGCCGCGTTGGACATCCTGCTGACGGGAATCTGA